A DNA window from Bacillus oleivorans contains the following coding sequences:
- a CDS encoding ABC transporter ATP-binding protein, translating to MENILEVKDLHISFHTFGGEVKAIRGVNFNLKKGETLAIVGESGSGKSVTTKSIMKLLPKSNSEIKQGQILFNGKDLVQLSDKKMQKIRGKDISMIFQDPMTSLNPTMTVGKQIMEPLLKHQNLSKSEAKKRVMELLKLVGIPNPEVRFKQYPHQFSGGMRQRVVIAIALACNPKILIADEPTTALDVTIQAQILELMKTLQKKIDTSIIFITHDLGVVANVADRVAVMYGGRIVEIGDVDEIFYNPQHPYTWGLLSSMPSLDTSDEELYAIPGTPPDLLNPPKGDAFAPRNQYALKIDLEKEPPLFKVSDTHYAATWLLHPNAPKVEPPPSIQERQAEFAKMKQVSLSKGGETK from the coding sequence ATGGAAAATATTTTGGAAGTAAAAGATTTACACATTTCTTTCCATACCTTTGGAGGAGAAGTCAAAGCAATTCGCGGTGTAAATTTTAACCTTAAAAAAGGGGAAACGCTGGCAATAGTAGGTGAGTCTGGCTCAGGGAAATCCGTTACAACAAAATCTATTATGAAGCTATTACCCAAATCTAATTCAGAAATTAAGCAAGGACAAATCCTATTTAATGGCAAGGATTTAGTTCAGCTTTCAGATAAAAAGATGCAAAAAATCAGAGGGAAAGACATTTCTATGATCTTTCAGGATCCAATGACTTCATTAAACCCCACAATGACGGTGGGAAAACAAATTATGGAGCCTTTGTTAAAGCATCAGAACCTAAGCAAATCGGAAGCAAAAAAACGAGTAATGGAACTTTTGAAGCTTGTGGGGATTCCAAATCCTGAGGTTCGTTTTAAACAATACCCGCACCAATTTTCTGGCGGGATGAGACAGCGTGTCGTTATTGCGATTGCACTTGCCTGCAATCCGAAAATATTGATCGCAGATGAACCGACAACTGCATTGGATGTAACAATCCAAGCACAAATTTTAGAATTGATGAAAACTCTTCAGAAAAAAATCGACACCTCTATTATTTTTATTACCCATGATTTAGGGGTTGTTGCGAATGTTGCGGATCGGGTAGCGGTTATGTATGGCGGGAGAATCGTAGAAATTGGTGATGTAGACGAGATTTTTTACAATCCGCAGCATCCTTATACCTGGGGGCTTTTAAGCTCAATGCCAAGCCTGGATACGAGCGATGAGGAGCTATATGCGATTCCTGGGACACCGCCAGATTTATTAAATCCTCCTAAAGGGGACGCATTTGCCCCAAGAAATCAGTATGCATTAAAAATTGATCTTGAAAAAGAACCGCCGCTCTTTAAGGTTTCGGACACTCATTATGCGGCAACATGGCTTTTACATCCGAACGCACCTAAAGTTGAGCCGCCTCCAAGTATTCAAGAAAGACAAGCTGAATTTGCAAAAATGAAGCAAGTATCCCTGTCTAAAGGGGGAGAAACAAAATGA
- the opp3b gene encoding oligopeptide ABC transporter permease, with product MAKYVTKRLIYMLITLWIVATFTFFLMKLLPGTPFSAQDKLSEEQLAILEQRYNLDKPVPVQYVSYLGNLLKGDMGISFQFDNREVTDLIMDRVGPSITLGLQAIVFGTLFGVLLGIFSALYQNSWIDYGSTFIAVLGKSIPSFVFAALLQYFVAVKMGWLPVGTWKGFSYSILPTISLAMFPIATAARFMRTELIEVLGSDYIQLARAKGASSFEITVRHALRNALIPLITVLGPLAVSLMTGSLVIENIFSIPGIGDQFVTAILVNDYPIIMGTTMLFAALFVFIIFVVDVLYGIIDPRIRLAGGKS from the coding sequence ATGGCAAAGTATGTTACTAAGCGACTCATCTATATGTTAATTACCCTATGGATTGTCGCTACGTTCACTTTCTTCTTAATGAAGCTTCTCCCTGGTACGCCATTTTCCGCCCAAGATAAATTGTCTGAAGAACAACTAGCCATTTTAGAACAAAGATACAATTTAGACAAGCCTGTTCCTGTTCAATATGTAAGCTATTTAGGGAACCTGTTAAAAGGGGATATGGGGATATCGTTCCAATTTGATAATCGCGAAGTAACAGATTTAATCATGGATCGTGTAGGTCCTTCTATAACTTTAGGTCTGCAAGCGATTGTATTTGGAACATTATTTGGAGTTTTACTTGGAATTTTTTCGGCTCTTTATCAAAACAGCTGGATTGATTATGGGAGCACATTTATTGCAGTACTGGGCAAATCGATTCCGTCCTTTGTTTTTGCAGCCCTGCTTCAATATTTTGTAGCTGTTAAGATGGGGTGGCTTCCTGTGGGAACTTGGAAAGGCTTTTCCTACAGTATTTTGCCAACGATTTCATTAGCTATGTTCCCAATTGCCACAGCAGCCCGATTCATGAGAACTGAATTAATTGAAGTACTTGGTTCTGATTATATCCAGCTTGCTCGGGCTAAAGGTGCCAGCTCCTTTGAAATTACGGTAAGGCATGCATTAAGAAATGCTTTAATACCTCTTATTACCGTATTAGGACCTCTTGCTGTAAGTTTAATGACGGGTTCTCTTGTTATTGAAAACATTTTCTCCATTCCGGGGATAGGAGACCAGTTTGTAACTGCAATTTTGGTAAATGATTATCCGATAATTATGGGGACTACCATGCTTTTTGCTGCCTTATTTGTCTTTATCATTTTTGTAGTCGATGTTCTTTATGGAATTATTGATCCACGAATTCGTTTAGCGGGAGGGAAGTCATAA
- a CDS encoding peptide ABC transporter substrate-binding protein produces the protein MKKSKFYSFLAIALAASVFLAGCYGGGDQGANEGGGEGGEAEQVLRITESAEIPTMDSVLATDEVGFNVMNQVFEGLMRLNQENEPESAVAEDYEVNEEETVYTFTLREDAKWSNGDPVTANDFVFAWRKAVDPETGSEYGPYMMNGVIKNATQVSTGELPPEELGVQAQDDRTLVVTLERPVPYFISLMTFPTFYPQNEAFVKEQGNQFALNSDSLVYNGPFVLSNWNGTGQSWDFEKNDQYWDKDTVQLERINVTVAKDSQSRVNYYEAGDTDISGELSSDYVTKYKEDPNFVSYLEPTIFWIKMNQDREVLQNENIRRAIALAIDKDNLAEDILKNGSIGANFAVPQDFVTHPESGEDFREANGNMLEHNPEEAKKYWEQGLAELGVTELTLEILGGDTDNAKRMDEWLKNQLEKNLPGLTITLSEVPFSVRLQRDTNLDYDLQVAGWGPDYQDPMTFSDLWVTGGGNNNMAYSNPEYDRLINDAKTTLANQPVERFEALQEAERILLEEDAAIAPLYQEGKSLLIQDYVKGLVVHPFGPTYSYKWVTIEK, from the coding sequence ATGAAAAAGTCAAAATTTTATTCATTTTTGGCCATTGCATTAGCTGCGAGCGTTTTTCTTGCAGGGTGTTACGGCGGTGGCGATCAAGGAGCAAACGAAGGCGGAGGAGAAGGCGGAGAAGCAGAACAAGTGCTCCGTATTACAGAATCCGCTGAAATTCCAACAATGGATAGTGTTTTAGCAACTGATGAAGTTGGATTTAACGTTATGAACCAAGTATTTGAAGGGTTAATGAGACTTAATCAGGAAAACGAACCTGAATCGGCTGTAGCAGAAGACTACGAAGTAAATGAAGAAGAAACAGTTTATACGTTCACACTTCGTGAAGATGCTAAATGGTCAAATGGTGATCCGGTAACAGCAAATGATTTCGTTTTTGCATGGAGAAAAGCCGTTGACCCAGAAACCGGTTCTGAATATGGGCCATATATGATGAATGGGGTTATTAAAAATGCGACACAAGTTTCGACAGGAGAACTGCCACCTGAGGAATTAGGTGTACAAGCCCAAGACGACCGTACCTTAGTCGTTACTCTAGAGAGACCAGTTCCATATTTCATCTCTCTTATGACTTTTCCAACATTCTATCCTCAGAATGAAGCATTTGTAAAAGAACAAGGTAATCAATTCGCTTTAAATAGTGACAGTCTCGTTTATAATGGTCCTTTCGTACTCTCAAATTGGAACGGTACAGGTCAATCCTGGGACTTTGAAAAAAACGACCAATATTGGGATAAAGATACTGTTCAACTGGAACGTATAAATGTGACTGTTGCAAAGGATTCTCAATCTAGAGTTAACTATTATGAAGCTGGCGATACAGATATTTCAGGTGAGTTATCTTCTGACTATGTAACAAAATATAAAGAAGATCCTAACTTTGTTTCATATCTGGAACCAACGATTTTCTGGATAAAAATGAACCAAGATCGTGAAGTTTTACAAAATGAAAATATTAGAAGAGCAATTGCACTTGCTATCGATAAAGATAATTTGGCCGAAGATATTCTGAAAAATGGCTCAATTGGTGCAAACTTTGCTGTACCACAAGATTTTGTAACCCATCCAGAATCAGGGGAAGATTTCAGAGAAGCAAACGGCAACATGCTTGAGCACAACCCAGAGGAAGCGAAGAAATATTGGGAACAAGGACTAGCTGAGCTTGGAGTTACTGAATTGACGCTTGAAATTCTTGGCGGTGATACAGACAATGCAAAGAGAATGGATGAATGGTTAAAGAATCAGCTCGAGAAGAATCTCCCAGGCTTAACCATTACTTTATCAGAAGTACCATTTAGCGTACGTCTGCAACGTGATACAAATCTTGATTATGACCTCCAAGTAGCAGGATGGGGTCCAGACTATCAGGATCCAATGACATTCTCTGACCTATGGGTAACAGGCGGAGGAAACAACAATATGGCTTATTCAAATCCTGAGTATGACCGCTTAATCAATGACGCAAAAACTACTCTTGCAAATCAGCCAGTCGAGCGCTTTGAAGCATTACAAGAAGCTGAACGGATATTACTTGAAGAAGATGCAGCGATTGCCCCTCTATATCAGGAAGGTAAATCATTGCTTATTCAGGATTACGTAAAAGGACTTGTAGTGCATCCGTTTGGTCCAACTTATAGCTACAAATGGGTAACGATTGAAAAATAA
- a CDS encoding DUF3899 domain-containing protein, with protein sequence MDKWKNIGIAAMLFQILILIYGNFVKGAVTLDIFVNGNFYIGLILLMAGLFVMIAKNGFFDVITNGVRYVFFRRQMEDDQEGYRSFSALLSLSPHWPIGTGIVLLALSIICLFFMR encoded by the coding sequence ATGGACAAATGGAAGAATATAGGGATTGCCGCCATGCTTTTTCAAATATTGATACTTATTTACGGCAATTTTGTTAAAGGTGCTGTAACACTAGATATTTTCGTGAATGGGAATTTTTATATCGGATTAATTTTATTGATGGCCGGGCTGTTTGTTATGATTGCCAAAAACGGTTTTTTTGATGTAATCACAAACGGGGTCCGATATGTCTTTTTTAGAAGACAAATGGAGGACGATCAGGAAGGTTACCGCTCATTTTCAGCTTTATTGAGTCTTTCACCCCACTGGCCAATTGGAACAGGAATCGTGCTCCTGGCTTTATCCATTATTTGCTTGTTTTTTATGCGATAG
- the trpS gene encoding tryptophan--tRNA ligase, giving the protein MKRIFSGIQPSGTITIGNYIGAMKQFVELQKDYECFFCIVDQHAITVPQDRIQLRKNIRSLAAMYIAVGIDPEKATIFIQSEVPAHAQAGWMLQCVTYIGELERMTQFKDKSQGKEAVVAGLLTYPPLMAGDILLYNTDLVPVGEDQKQHLELTRDIAERFNKKYNEIFTIPDPRITEVGARIMSLQDPTKKMSKSDPNQKAFISMLDDPKQIEKKIKSAVTDSEGIVQYDKENKPGISNLLSIYSIFSGEAIPDIVQKYDGKGYGEFKEELAQVVIDALSPIQAKYYELINSNQLDEILDSGRDRANHIASKMVRKMENAMGLGRKRK; this is encoded by the coding sequence ATGAAACGAATTTTCTCTGGAATTCAGCCGAGTGGAACGATTACAATCGGAAACTATATCGGTGCTATGAAACAATTTGTAGAACTTCAAAAGGATTATGAATGTTTTTTCTGTATCGTCGATCAACACGCGATTACCGTTCCACAAGACAGAATTCAGCTTAGAAAAAATATCCGCAGTCTTGCAGCGATGTATATTGCTGTCGGGATTGACCCTGAAAAGGCAACCATTTTTATCCAATCTGAAGTTCCTGCACACGCTCAGGCAGGATGGATGCTTCAATGTGTTACGTATATAGGTGAATTAGAAAGGATGACCCAATTTAAGGATAAGTCACAAGGGAAAGAAGCCGTTGTAGCAGGCTTGCTGACTTATCCGCCTTTAATGGCTGGTGATATTCTTTTATACAATACCGACCTCGTTCCGGTTGGTGAAGATCAAAAACAACATCTTGAATTAACAAGAGATATTGCGGAGAGATTTAATAAAAAATACAACGAGATTTTTACGATTCCAGACCCGAGAATAACAGAAGTTGGAGCAAGAATCATGTCTTTACAGGATCCAACGAAAAAAATGAGTAAATCTGATCCAAACCAAAAGGCTTTTATCTCGATGCTGGATGACCCAAAACAAATTGAAAAGAAAATCAAAAGTGCTGTAACCGATTCAGAAGGAATCGTCCAATATGATAAGGAAAATAAACCTGGTATTTCAAATCTTCTCTCGATTTATTCTATTTTCTCCGGTGAGGCAATCCCGGATATTGTTCAAAAATATGATGGAAAAGGATATGGCGAGTTTAAGGAAGAGTTAGCGCAAGTAGTTATTGATGCATTATCGCCGATCCAAGCCAAATATTATGAATTAATTAACTCCAATCAATTGGACGAGATCCTGGATAGTGGCCGTGATCGCGCTAATCATATTGCCAGTAAAATGGTGAGAAAGATGGAAAATGCGATGGGATTGGGCAGAAAACGGAAATAA
- a CDS encoding YjbA family protein, whose translation MLYLHDVWVNWFEGEENGYNVCHFHEWRKEDSIELLDQVPLIKVTPEVFFYIENDLAELPKQLLEEVYQKAYLRKNHERIQVDYCFIVTDGLGIMAVDTIGYKIPVRKSRLIPRQEQLVYDMVDNQEPIHYEIPESFLHKEYHILSPSPSYMNGLTRKERQLKQLLLMAMDQLNGTKNAAEVRYWLTEWSPEDYLSIQDLSFEEAWNRLYNEVKHGWTDKHKILCEHMIKGQPFFEKLWEIENGSKVN comes from the coding sequence ATGTTATATCTCCACGACGTTTGGGTGAATTGGTTTGAAGGTGAAGAAAATGGATATAATGTTTGTCATTTTCACGAATGGAGAAAAGAGGATAGTATTGAGTTATTAGATCAAGTTCCCTTGATCAAAGTAACACCTGAAGTATTTTTCTATATTGAAAATGATTTAGCTGAGCTTCCCAAACAGCTATTAGAAGAGGTGTATCAAAAGGCATACCTGCGGAAAAATCACGAAAGAATTCAAGTAGACTATTGCTTTATTGTGACAGACGGTTTGGGGATTATGGCGGTTGATACAATCGGTTACAAAATACCAGTACGGAAAAGCAGACTCATTCCGCGTCAGGAACAGCTCGTTTATGATATGGTTGATAACCAGGAACCTATTCACTATGAGATTCCTGAAAGCTTTTTACATAAGGAGTACCATATATTATCACCATCGCCATCTTACATGAATGGCTTAACAAGAAAAGAAAGACAGCTGAAACAATTACTTTTAATGGCCATGGATCAGCTCAACGGTACAAAAAATGCGGCTGAAGTAAGATACTGGTTAACCGAATGGTCTCCTGAAGACTATCTCTCCATACAGGACTTGAGCTTTGAAGAAGCATGGAATCGGTTATATAATGAAGTCAAGCATGGATGGACGGACAAGCATAAGATATTATGCGAACATATGATAAAGGGACAGCCATTTTTTGAAAAACTTTGGGAAATTGAAAATGGATCAAAGGTCAATTAA
- the opp4C gene encoding oligopeptide ABC transporter permease: METKLEKSTNTQVKPPKSMSPWAIARRKFLRNKLAMISICFLLFVSVISFLAPYITTQDITKVNISAMSLEPSGEHWLGTDKNGRDVFTRLLYGGRISLLVGMACTIIVITFGTIVGAIAGYFGGAVDNLLMRFTDFVLNFPFMVFVIVLNTILFGIVSGVWVLIMVIGFLSWGGIARIVRSKILAERENEYILAAVSIGCSPSKVIIKHLLPNVLSTIIVQATITFAGMIVAEAGLSYLGFGVPSQVPSWGNMLSFANEPDVLQDKPWMWAPPALIIVFTTLSINFIGEGIKDALNPKSAR; the protein is encoded by the coding sequence ATGGAAACGAAATTAGAAAAGTCAACTAACACCCAAGTCAAACCGCCAAAAAGCATGTCTCCATGGGCCATTGCTCGACGTAAGTTTTTACGAAATAAACTTGCGATGATAAGTATTTGCTTTTTGCTATTTGTGTCAGTCATTTCCTTTTTAGCACCATATATTACAACTCAGGATATTACTAAGGTTAATATTAGTGCAATGTCATTAGAACCATCCGGTGAGCATTGGCTCGGTACCGATAAAAATGGTCGTGATGTATTCACTAGGTTGTTATATGGTGGTAGAATATCACTTCTTGTAGGTATGGCTTGTACGATCATCGTTATTACATTTGGTACGATTGTTGGAGCTATTGCCGGATACTTTGGCGGGGCTGTTGATAATCTGCTAATGAGATTTACAGACTTCGTTCTTAACTTCCCATTCATGGTGTTTGTTATCGTTTTGAATACAATATTGTTTGGGATTGTTAGTGGTGTCTGGGTATTAATTATGGTAATCGGATTCTTATCATGGGGTGGAATAGCACGGATTGTTCGGAGTAAAATTTTAGCCGAAAGGGAAAACGAATATATATTGGCTGCTGTTTCAATTGGATGTTCTCCTTCGAAGGTTATCATTAAGCACTTATTGCCAAATGTCCTCTCTACTATCATTGTTCAAGCAACTATTACGTTTGCAGGGATGATCGTGGCTGAGGCAGGTTTAAGTTATCTGGGCTTTGGTGTACCGTCTCAAGTTCCAAGCTGGGGTAACATGCTCTCATTTGCGAATGAGCCTGATGTATTACAAGATAAACCTTGGATGTGGGCACCACCGGCACTGATTATTGTATTTACAACTCTTTCTATTAACTTTATCGGTGAAGGTATTAAAGACGCATTGAATCCTAAATCTGCTCGTTAA
- the opp4B gene encoding oligopeptide ABC transporter permease: MIKYTLRRILGMIPMLFLISIVVFTLAKLMPGDSLSGEIDPTNTDPEYIEMMREKLGYNDPLPQQYFNWISNILQGDFGKSTRYKIPAEELILERLPNTIFLGLSSIIITYIMAFALGMYAGRKPYTLGDHLIAGYNYLGFAIPSFVAAVFSIYIFAFGLDWFPSNGSVNIELEKGTFDYFLSRVHHVILPALCLGMLSTASYTQFLRNDIIENSRKDFVRTARAKGTAESKIYNVHILRNSIIPLVTFLGFDLVSIVSGAIITETIFTYPGIGQLFLNSVTNRDYNVLMVLTLMFSFLVLVGNLVADLLYGIVDPRIRLD; this comes from the coding sequence ATGATTAAGTACACACTTCGAAGAATACTAGGAATGATTCCGATGCTTTTCCTTATCTCCATTGTAGTGTTTACCCTGGCTAAATTAATGCCAGGGGACTCACTCAGTGGGGAAATAGATCCAACGAATACGGATCCCGAATACATCGAAATGATGAGGGAGAAGCTTGGATATAACGATCCGTTACCTCAGCAATACTTTAACTGGATTTCTAATATTCTACAAGGTGATTTTGGGAAATCGACACGTTATAAAATTCCTGCCGAAGAATTAATCCTGGAACGCTTGCCAAATACAATATTTTTGGGACTATCATCAATAATAATTACGTACATTATGGCATTTGCGTTAGGTATGTATGCAGGTCGTAAGCCATATACGCTAGGGGATCATTTAATAGCAGGCTATAACTATCTGGGTTTCGCGATTCCATCTTTCGTAGCAGCCGTGTTTTCAATATACATTTTTGCATTTGGCTTGGACTGGTTTCCGTCAAATGGATCTGTAAATATTGAGCTAGAAAAAGGCACCTTTGATTACTTTTTAAGTCGGGTACACCATGTTATTTTACCAGCATTATGTTTAGGAATGCTTAGTACGGCATCATATACTCAGTTTTTACGGAATGATATTATCGAGAATAGCAGAAAAGATTTTGTACGTACTGCACGTGCAAAAGGTACAGCAGAATCTAAGATTTATAATGTACACATTCTTCGTAACTCGATTATTCCGCTTGTTACGTTCTTAGGGTTTGACCTTGTTTCCATCGTAAGTGGAGCGATTATTACTGAAACGATCTTTACTTACCCTGGAATTGGACAATTATTCTTAAACTCAGTTACGAACCGTGACTATAACGTATTAATGGTATTAACATTAATGTTCTCATTTCTGGTTCTAGTTGGAAACTTAGTTGCCGATCTATTATATGGAATTGTTGATCCGCGGATTCGGTTGGATTAG